GATCCATCATGATTTTCTGGGCAAATGCTGCAGCTGCTGCTCATGATTTTCTTCTGCTAAAGCCTCCTGACCAATACTTGCCAGGATTCCTGGCTCTtgaaatttcacaaaaaaactAGCGACTAGTGTACACACACAGAGACACGGGTTAATTTGGATTCATCATGATTTTCTGGGCAAATGCTGCTGTTGCTCACGATTTTCTTCTGCTAAAGCCTCCTGACCAATACTTGCCAGGGTTCCTGACTCTtgaaatttcacaaaaaaactAGTGACTGAAATTGCCGATGCCCTAGCAATCAAGTTGTGTTATGTCTGGTAACGGATTCTCAGAGTGGTTCGTGTGAATAGTAGAGAGTTGGAGACAGAGGAGAAAAAGGCGTGGAACCACAAATTCCCAGCAAAAATTCATCCATGCATCCTCTGTCATCGTTATGAGCACAGGTTTAGGTTCGACCTCGGATCACGActatctttccttttcttcctggTTGGAAGCACTATTTCGAGCTGGGGTCCTGCATTTGAAGCTCCCTGAAAAGCCCTTCAATCCATCTTCATCTTGGAACTAAGAAATTGGTTTCAGTGTGGAATTGATAaggaaaaaattcattaaaacaaGATTGGAAGGTATTTGAGATTTGATCTCAACATAGATATGTAATGACATCAATCTATAGCTAACATGATGAatcataaaatttgatttaataatttttaagaaattaaattaaattcatttaactCATAACCCAGATCTTCATCCATCAAAAACGGTGTAATAATTTCGATTAAAACCGGAAGTTATTGTGGCCCCTCTAAAAGGCACACGACTATGAATAAGTTGTATCAATGCTTGATTAACGAACAAGCAAAATAAGATGCAGGCACGATCATTTGGTGATTGTACTTGCTTTGCTTCTAATTTTAATATACACTTCATTAAATCCAATTACCAAATATTtatcataatgttttttctttcttttataaacCATGTATGGGCGATCATTCTCTTAGCACCTGCCGAATATTTTTGGAAATGTAATATAAATCgtgttaatttaaattttaaatttttttaaaaaaatttatttttatatatttttatattgttttaatgttatgatattaaaaataattttaaaaataaaaaatattttttatatatatttctaaactaaaaacattttgaaCCAATCTCATATTAACACTAAATCAAACAAAGCAAAACACACACAGTAAcagaaaatttaaacaaaaatcaatctaatGCTGGAGACTAGGGCTATTTCCAGCtattaacacataaaattttagtaaaataatatagacCTGCAAAATCTTTtagcaaaataatataatttatacttttttcaATTCCAAAATGCTACACATAAAgatattgtaatttaaaaatgtgATATCAaagtacatgtttttttattattattaatatgggtaTCCGGATCAGCTTGCTCATATTTCTATTAATCTTAcaggccctgaaattaacgaccatgtaagccttcaatagatattatattagcaaccacaagatttgaacttgatatgataaaaaaaaataaatttattaatctcaattttttatcaGTAGATCACatatttaaaatacatgttttatttttattagagaaaAAGAGAGGCTGGGGTTAAATTCGTTAAATGTCTCTATTTCAAATCACGAATTTTATgaaatgttgtgtttttttaattacaacatGATGAAATTGTGCATTTCcacctattttctttttaaaactataatattctgtaaatgtttttaatttattatattattttaaaaaaatgagagatcAGAGTAAATGACTCTAGAGGGAAATGATAAGACATGATCAAGCAGtgaaaaatatgtttctttttctctgcGAACTGACAGTGAAAAAGACTCTTCAGTATTTCCTCAAAAACTGACACGCTCCTCACTTTATTCTTCGAGATTAAAACAAatctcaagaaaataatttcctGCGCATGGATATTCTGGTCTTAACTTAAAACCCGATTAAGAAATGACAATCTCACAAAAATAcgcaaatcattttttaaaaaaaattattaaaaattaattatttttatatattttaaatcattttaatatgttaatcttaaaaataatttttaaaaaataaaataatatcattttgatgaatttcaacacgaaaaatatttttaaaagtaactaCCACCACACTCCTAAATAGGCTTCCCTGTTTAGAAGTGTGGTAATacttacttttaaaaatacttttcgtGTTGAAatccattaaaataatgttagaTGATAacgataataataaaagatttagattaacatttaatttttttttccatcaaaattaATACTAGTAGTAATTTCTAAAGTTAATTAAGCCCGACTAATTTTTAAATAGGttaatttagattgattttgataaattaaaatgatattttttaaaatttaaaataataacatttaaaaaaaattaaaaaatcaaacatcatcTTAATTAAGTCAGCAAAGtcaacttcaaattaatttttaaaaaaaattatataaaaataaatcaattaaatatcaactttttgaactgagattaataaataaagtaattttatttcaaattactCTTATTTTCATCGAACAAAAACTTATTTAGAAGACAAAAGGATAGATCTTAAACACTACGGATTATCAACATGACTGCCCAAGATAAATCTTATCCTTTGGTTAAAATTTGATTTCCTAATTTAGCACCTAATCTGATAAAAGCCAACTTTGAAAACACCAAACATTTTATCCTTAatcaattcacaaaaaaaaaaaaaaaaactccaaatctACTTTCCAACAGCTTTAATGACATCTATCTTCCACTTCCAACCCCCATGAAAGCTCTCTGTCACCAGCACGCACACTCTTCTTTCTCCGAACTTGCCTCTAGAGCTCTCTCCATCACCCTCTCAAACCGACAAAGCCACAGGCCTAAAACTCGAACCAAAAAAGCAAGAGAAAGACTGGAGAAAGCAAAAGCTCTCTAACAagcaaaaccaaaccaaaaaagttGAGCAAACGAGAAGCAGCTTATAGAGAGACAGAGacatccatttctcttcatTCATGGGCTGTTCTGCTTCAAGACCAAATACCCTCCTCACAAAGAATCACCATCCTGAAGAGACCTTATCTTATGCTTCTCCTTCTAAAGATAACTCCATGTTTTCTCCACAGTATTCTTCACCAACTGTCCCTAGAGCTCTCTCTCTTCAAACCCCGTTAGTCCACCACCCACCTTCAAGAAAAGGTGACTCTCATCACCTTGTGTCTCTAACTTCCACCACTTATGGCTCTCTTGTCCTCATTGAACCCAACGTGAACACCCAAAAATCCTTTGATCAGCCACAACCACCAAGAAAATCTACCAAAAAGAcacataaaacacaaaataatcaaGACCCATGTGAGTCTCTATCCCCTGACTCTGTCATTAACACTTGGGAGCTCATGGATGGTCTTGACGAGAATGATGAGCTTGAATTTGAAATGAACAACTCTTTTAAGCCAAGATCTTCACTTTCTGGTCATTCTATTGAGTTCGTCTCAAAAGCTAGTTCTTTTCATCATCCGGGTTCTGATAAGTTTGTTAAAAAGCTGCATGATTCTTTTGACTCACTGAAGTTTGAAGAAATAGTTGCTGAAAAGCCTGTTTCATTGTCAAAGCCATTATGGAAGCATTTGTCTGAGGAATCATTGCTTTCAAAGATGGATCCTAATGTGGCTTCAAGTTACATGCGTGCATTGTCATCAAGGCAATTGGGGTGTAACAAAGAGTCCAAGGATGCAACACCAGTGAATTCTAGTTCCATGAGTGATACTTTATCAAGTGAAAAGGGGGCCTTTTTGAACGATAAAGATGGAAAAATTGTTCTGTATTTTACAAGTTTGAGAGGAATCAGAAAGACTTATGAGGATTGTTGTGCAGTTAGAATGATATTCAGAGGTTTCAGAGTTGCAGTTGATGAAAGAGATATTTCAATGGATTCCACATATAGAAAGGAGCTGCAAAGTTTGCTTGAAGGGAAAGCAATGATCTTGCCACAAGTTTTTGTTAGGGGAAATCATATTGGTGGTGTGGAGGAAATCAGGCAGCTAAATGAAGCTGGTGAATTGGCAAAGCTGTTCGAAGGTTTTCCTGTTCAAGATCCAAGGTTGGTTTGCGAGGGTTGTGGGGACGCAAGGTTTGTGCCATGTCCAAATTGTAATGGAAGTAGAAAAGTgtttgatgaagaagaagagcaaCTGAGAAGGTGCGCAGATTGCAATGAGAATGGCTTGATTCGTTGCCCTGGTTGCCGCTCATAGACGATGCTTGTAATTAATGCTTTCTTTTTGTGCTTGCCTACAACATTGCAACTTCATCTTACTATTGTGATTACTAATACCATTGGAAATTATTTATCTTCATgatctttatattttcttgCCATATTTGTTAAGCTGTTGGCTATAATTCCTCCTCATCTCTTTAATGAGGATGCAATAAGAATCAACATTTTTTGTGCTTGTTCTTGTTTATTCAAGTTATTGTAATCCCTCTTCTCTCTTTCGTGGAATTTCCAGCTTACCCTTTTTTGTTTCATCAAATTTGTTTGGTCAATCTACTCATTACTATAATTGGTTTCTTCATTATCAATCTCCACTTTGAGTAATAAACTGAACAATTAAAGAGTAAATATCATAGGTGGGTGATGGTTGATACTGTTTGGTGATGAGAAACTCTCATTAAGTTTGCTGGTCCACAAAATTAATGCTAGCACGTGCAAATTGAATGCCTGGAAAACATGAAGCACGGATTCTGCTCTGCTAATATCTCAACAAAGTctttaaaacaaaagggaaatgGCCATATCAGTGTTCAGAATTGCATATGATGAACCAATCTCTGATTAGCCAGCTTTGGTAGCTGCGATAATATCAGTGAGATGAAATAATTTGTGAGAAACTATAATAAAATTGCCCCATGGTGTCCATTTTAGTTGCTATCTTGGACAAGAGAGATGAAGATAGCATGTTTCCATgtattatttaattgttttgaaagtATTGAAATTCATTCTAGAAATGTTCAgaaatgaatttatttcatATCTCAATCAATCTCTATCTCTTCAACTAAACACGTTTTCGTTTCTTCTATATCTATCATTTTTGTCCGGGAACATTAACCAACGCAACTGATACAGGCATGCCCAGTGTTTGAACTTTATCTAGATTTTGAGTGAGGGCTGCAACTGCCATCAAAAATTCATTCAATcttcaaaatccagaaatgcaggaatgatgaaacaaaaaagaagcatCTTGAATGTTACACAGTGGAATCTTTGACAGCATCATAGATGGTCCTGATACACAAACATGCTGTCCAAGGATTCTATTCCTGCTTGCTACAGTTTGGTATAAAACATGTGATCACAGCTATATGCAGTACATGAGCTGTGACCTAGTGGGAATGTTCAATCCAGCTTGCCAATCAGTATGGCTAAAGCCTAAGAATGCTTTCAACCGATCACATGTTGTCAACTTGTTCCATGGCTAAGATTCAACTAGGACTGTAAAGGTCATGTTATGGTGAATCAGATTGAACTGATCATGAATGTTAGAATAAATAAAGGGAAAGGAAGAGGAACAAAAAGCAATGGATGATAAGAGTCGATCATGGAATTGAACATATCCATCACATCCGCTTGCTTTAACCCTTCGTAACTTGTCGTGAAGAAACTGCTCCGAGTTGACACAATACTGAAATTTCAACGACAATGGTAGTTGAGATCCGTGATGGAGATGGTTCTGTAACGCTTCTTGGGTAATTCAACTAGATATAGGGTAAGGATGAACACCAAAGGATTTATGATTGGTTAGAATCCAAATCTCCCTTTTTTTACAGGAAAATTATACTATTTCTTATCCATTGATTCAACCCATAATAAATGGacaagaaattataaattctcCATTTTCAATGCATAATTTAGACACAAATTACCTATCTAAAtccagataaaaaagaaaattaatttcaacaaaCGAAAACTAACCTTGAATGATGGTGTCCAAAAAGAATGGCCTAACCTCTATTATACACCTCGTATAGCATAGGTACGCTGATTTTcactttttctatttcttttttcctgaaGGGTACTTTTAGACAAATTTTGTTAGGACGTCACACCAGCATTGTGGCAATTTATGGGACATCACACAGTGGGCATCATTTTTTaagtatagttattaaatttaatttaatttttcaaaaaataaaacttaaaaatctgattctaattatatttttcattaaattgaatataaaattaattttgttaaaatcagTTTATCtagtcaaatattaaatttcttgatCTACTCAATCTAACCTAACCTAACTTGATTGAgtctgcattaaaaaaaaaagaaaataaactatattattttaataaaaataatttacccaATAATCCTTAAGTTAACAGGTTGGTAGCTATATTTAtctcaaaataatatcaatttatcATGTATCATGGGATTTTCATTAAGAAAGTTTAAAACCTATGATTGATTGGGAATTTGAGAGTTAAGAATACCCTTACATTTTTTTAGGGCAATGCATAGGATAATCGCTGGTTATTAACAGAACATGCCCAGAGCCCGATGGGGTGTGAGAGGGGCCCCAAGTATACAGGCCCACTTAGAGGTGTTTTTGCTGGACATTACAACTACCATGTTgccaaattttaaatatttttttattttaaattattttttatttttatattattttaatatgttaatataaaaaataatttaaaataaaaaatatatattattttaatatttttttcaaacaaaaaatattttataaaacaactacTATTATACTCATAAATAATCCCTTAATAAAATTACTCTTGCATTGATCTCACACACTTAATAAAGCTTTAAGCTTGATGTATAAATTAGGAGTGCGAGTAgctatgataatttaatttaatttaattatcttatttgatatatatatatatatatatatatatatatatatatatatatatatatattatactaaataagaaataatatttgAGTAATGAACACTTAAATAGATATTTTACACCTAATAagtaaaattttgtattttttatttaataaataaccaTCTCTCTACAAATCCAactcttaatataattaaaattaatagattATTAACATATACCAAAAGATTTTGGCATTTTAATAAACAgtgaaatattttgtttttttatatataatttggtcctcaagttttcttttttataatcttatttttcaatgttgggTTTAATAgatattgaacttcataatttgttttgatttattttctattgaatCATCTTAGTCTTATGACTtaagtttgataagttaaccaAAATTgatttgggttatttttttgttttttattttaattttttttctcgacttatcattcaatattgggttgattgaaaattcaacttcatattttttttatttgatttctgtGAAGTTATCACAGTTTCATGACCTTAGACATGAATTTTTCGAGTTAGTTATCttggatttggtttttttaggtcccttttaaattgattttcttttcaattttatcttataacattgaattgatggagaatttgatttcaaaacctttttttttctctccatggAGCTATCTAGGTTTCATGATCCAAGTTTGACAAATTAACCTGGGTTGACTcgagatattattttttgttttcttattttttttttaatttaatcattcaacattggaaTGATTAGGAATTGTGtctcgttatttttttttattttttatggggttatcatggTTTATGACCTGAATCGCAGGTTATCTTAGTtgcctcaagtttttttatttttttttaattgtttttcaattttatccttcaatattgtgtTGGCtgagaattagactttataatttattttgatttactttttatgaagttattttgatctcatgacTTAGATCATAAGTTTGGTTGGTTGACTCAGATGGTTTCTTCatgctctttttttaattggttcttTTTGTGTCAATCTCATACTTTAACATTGGGTTactgagaatttagttttataatttatttcaattttctttttatacagTTATCCTAGTCTCATGATTAAACCTACAAAGTCAATatactttcaattttctttttggttcgTTTGAGTTCTCTTTAAACCTACAAAGTCAATATTATCACATTAGATCAACTTCCACGTATTTGTTTCTGTTAGAAAACATATTAACAACATCtagatatttcttttatattcaataaaaattaaattttacctgcaacaaaacacaaataattatctaatctagtattaaataattatctaatCTAGTATTAAGCAATTACTCACAAGAGAAGAAATCGTAATCAATTTGACTGCATTTTATGAGATCATAAAAAATTTTGACCAAGATTTGAAAAATGCATATTAACAAacataaagtaaaaataatgagtcaataaatcataaaacgagtcattaatattaattaaaaattaattaaagtaggaagttaaaaaaaatataaacatgaatatatttgatttggtgACATGATatggtcttttattttttatttaattatatgataataaaaatatactatcattagaaatttaataatttaaattatgtagataaattaatttaattgttactataagttttctttttgttatcaatgtatttttttaacaaaaaaaaattctttctttaGCTATATTGTTTATTACATAGAAACCTTAAGCGATtagaatcaatattaaaaaaaaattaatgatctgaaataagtataaaaaagtatcattttaatcaaaattcaTTTCTCTTATTAatgcattcttcttttttttttacaagattttgttttatcataatcataaaaaaatttaattaaaaaataaattaataatcatgacatgaatttatgaaaaaaaaataacaatgataagCTTGAGAAAAGttacataaaaattttatattaaaaaattagaaacaaataTTTCATATATACTTAAGAAGTTTATACATAGTAAATTTAACATTTcgtattaaatttttatgattaaaaattaaaaataattcaaaaggctattaatattaccataaaatacaccaatattatttataaataatagcATAATTGGATAATATTATTTCCACCATTTGGCCGCAAAGGCAAGGCCCTAGCCACCACGTCTCTGGGCATTGGCCAGGTGAGAGAGGGTGAGGATTTTCTTGCCAAATCGTTATAGCACCATAAGGAAGACCTTGTGAATGGACATGTTCTGGTTCAAACAAGCACCCACACCCACACCCACAGAAGCATTAGCAGCGAACCTATTAATGTTCTCTCTCGTTACCAAAAGACTTTGTTGGATAAACTGATGCTAGGATTCATGCATTTGGGCAAACCCCGATTGAGACAATCTCGTTGGGGTAACAAGATCTATATGCCGGAAATACAAGAATCTTTGATCGTTAAAGATCAGAGACCACCATGATGTAGTGGTTTTGGTTTGATTCTTGTCT
The Populus nigra chromosome 3, ddPopNigr1.1, whole genome shotgun sequence genome window above contains:
- the LOC133688839 gene encoding uncharacterized protein At5g39865-like encodes the protein MGCSASRPNTLLTKNHHPEETLSYASPSKDNSMFSPQYSSPTVPRALSLQTPLVHHPPSRKGDSHHLVSLTSTTYGSLVLIEPNVNTQKSFDQPQPPRKSTKKTHKTQNNQDPCESLSPDSVINTWELMDGLDENDELEFEMNNSFKPRSSLSGHSIEFVSKASSFHHPGSDKFVKKLHDSFDSLKFEEIVAEKPVSLSKPLWKHLSEESLLSKMDPNVASSYMRALSSRQLGCNKESKDATPVNSSSMSDTLSSEKGAFLNDKDGKIVLYFTSLRGIRKTYEDCCAVRMIFRGFRVAVDERDISMDSTYRKELQSLLEGKAMILPQVFVRGNHIGGVEEIRQLNEAGELAKLFEGFPVQDPRLVCEGCGDARFVPCPNCNGSRKVFDEEEEQLRRCADCNENGLIRCPGCRS